A genomic stretch from Pomacea canaliculata isolate SZHN2017 linkage group LG2, ASM307304v1, whole genome shotgun sequence includes:
- the LOC112557705 gene encoding uncharacterized protein LOC112557705 — protein sequence MFQKVSFLCLIAVVGVTVVSAQTSGPVPVDVKMQSKALVTMIRSLVTGAKEGTTLDLLHQNIQDLQNFALDLLTQLPGQVSECNTQAIIKMAAAGTGSHEVLQVLLASDSLGILSARLDLCLAMMSQIAQQFEGELTLSSDVSPYVAATLFATNTTMSVITTADKAVKEMALLSRTSQLGANRVKRQFNANLGGGWSVGLSGVNWQSRSGNAQFNLKPTFSGFNPTASALDSPFVSRLPAPRFTQ from the exons ATGTTCCAAAAAgtctcctttctttgtctcatcGCTGTTGTCGGCGTTACAGTCGTCTCGGCACAGACGTCTGGTCCG GTACCTGTTGATGTTAAAATGCAGTCTAAGGCACTGGTCACTATGATCCGAAGTTTAGTGACGGGGGCAAAAGAAG gaACAACACTTGATCTTCTGCATCAGAATATCCAAGACCTGCAGAACTTCGCCTTAGACTTGCTCACGCAGCTACCAGGACAAG TTTCAGAGTGCAACACTCAAGCTATCATTAAGATGGCAGCAGCGGGTACCGGAAGTCACGAGGTGTTGCAGGTCTTGCTGGCAAGCG ACTCTCTCGGTATACTCAGCGCCCGTCTCGACCTGTGTCTAGCTATGATGAGTCAAATCGCCCAGCAGTTCGAGG GTGAACTGACTCTGTCGTCTGATGTTAGCCCCTACGTGGCAGCCACCCTTTTCGCTACCAACACCACAATGAGCGTCATCACAACGGCCG acaaaGCTGTGAAAGAGATGGCTCTACTATCCCGTACTTCCCAGCTCGGAGCCAACCGCGTAAAACGACAGTTCAACGCCAATCTGGGCGGCGGGTGGAGTGTGGGTCTGAGTGGAGTCAACTGGCAAAGCAGGAGTGGCAACGCGCAGTTCAACCTGAAACCAACTTTCAGCGGATTTAACCCGACGGCTTCCGCGCTGGATTCACCTTTCGTTTCTAGACTGCCGGCACCACGATTCACTCAATGA
- the LOC112558011 gene encoding uncharacterized protein LOC112558011 isoform X2, with translation MLPRIVFTCVVAVVGVTSIAAQTSGPVNVSSTVDVKEQSQTLVTMVRGLVTGAKEGTPLARLRQNVLDLQNYTSDLLVQLPVSECHTQAVIKMAAAAIGSHEVLNAMLANEPLGILSARIDLCLAMMSQVAQQLEGELTLSSDVSAHLAAILFATNTTINVIETADKALMEIILPPHNDRLPAPRVRRQLPPLGGQGFSFGKLSLPPFYPSYPLKSNLPFTFNPLNFGKLPTNQPFKTSVNLGKGFSLGFPDGLIWKSPKGNTLINLKPTFDGLLPNGVELKLNLNL, from the exons ATGTTACCTAGGATCGTCTTCACCTGTGTGGTCGCTGTCGTCGGCGTCACAAGCATCGCGGCACAGACGTCTGGTCCG GTGAACGTCTCGTCGACTGTCGATGTTAAAGAGCAATCTCAAACACTGGTCACTATGGTTCGAGGATTAGTGACGGGGGCGAAGGAAG gGACACCCCTCGCTCGTCTTCGGCAGAATGTCCTTGACCTGCAGAACTATACCTCAGACCTGCTCGTGCAACTGCCAG TTTCAGAGTGCCACACTCAAGCCGTCATCAAGATGGCAGCAGCGGCTATCGGAAGTCACGAGGTGTTGAATGCCATGTTGGCCAACG AACCTTTGGGTATACTCAGCGCCCGTATCGACTTGTGTCTTGCTATGATGAGTCAAGTTGCTCAGCAGCTGGAAG GTGAACTGACGCTGTCATCTGATGTGAGTGCCCACCTGGCCGCCATCCTTTTCGCTACCAACACCACAATCAACGTAATCGAAACTGCCG ACAAAGCTTTAATGGAGATAATTTTGCCGCCTCATAATGACAGACTCCCAGCCCCTCGCGTGCGACGACAGCTCCCACCACTCGGAGGTCAAGGTTTCAGCTTTGGCAAGCTTTCGCTCCCTCCTTTCTATCCCTCATATCCCTTAAAAAGCAATTTACCTTTCACATTCAATCCCCTGAATTTCGGCAAGttgccaaccaaccaaccgttCAAGACCTCGGTGAATCTAGGCAAAGGCTTTAGCTTGGGGTTTCCTGATGGTTTAATCTGGAAAAGCCCAAAAGGCAACACACTGATCAACCTAAAACCCACGTTCGATGGGCTGTTACCTAACGGTGTTGAACTTAAGCTCAacttaaatttatga
- the LOC112558011 gene encoding uncharacterized protein LOC112558011 isoform X1, which yields MLPRIVFTCVVAVVGVTSIAAQTSGPVNVSSTVDVKEQSQTLVTMVRGLVTGAKEGTPLARLRQNVLDLQNYTSDLLVQLPGKVSECHTQAVIKMAAAAIGSHEVLNAMLANEPLGILSARIDLCLAMMSQVAQQLEGELTLSSDVSAHLAAILFATNTTINVIETADKALMEIILPPHNDRLPAPRVRRQLPPLGGQGFSFGKLSLPPFYPSYPLKSNLPFTFNPLNFGKLPTNQPFKTSVNLGKGFSLGFPDGLIWKSPKGNTLINLKPTFDGLLPNGVELKLNLNL from the exons ATGTTACCTAGGATCGTCTTCACCTGTGTGGTCGCTGTCGTCGGCGTCACAAGCATCGCGGCACAGACGTCTGGTCCG GTGAACGTCTCGTCGACTGTCGATGTTAAAGAGCAATCTCAAACACTGGTCACTATGGTTCGAGGATTAGTGACGGGGGCGAAGGAAG gGACACCCCTCGCTCGTCTTCGGCAGAATGTCCTTGACCTGCAGAACTATACCTCAGACCTGCTCGTGCAACTGCCAGGTAAAG TTTCAGAGTGCCACACTCAAGCCGTCATCAAGATGGCAGCAGCGGCTATCGGAAGTCACGAGGTGTTGAATGCCATGTTGGCCAACG AACCTTTGGGTATACTCAGCGCCCGTATCGACTTGTGTCTTGCTATGATGAGTCAAGTTGCTCAGCAGCTGGAAG GTGAACTGACGCTGTCATCTGATGTGAGTGCCCACCTGGCCGCCATCCTTTTCGCTACCAACACCACAATCAACGTAATCGAAACTGCCG ACAAAGCTTTAATGGAGATAATTTTGCCGCCTCATAATGACAGACTCCCAGCCCCTCGCGTGCGACGACAGCTCCCACCACTCGGAGGTCAAGGTTTCAGCTTTGGCAAGCTTTCGCTCCCTCCTTTCTATCCCTCATATCCCTTAAAAAGCAATTTACCTTTCACATTCAATCCCCTGAATTTCGGCAAGttgccaaccaaccaaccgttCAAGACCTCGGTGAATCTAGGCAAAGGCTTTAGCTTGGGGTTTCCTGATGGTTTAATCTGGAAAAGCCCAAAAGGCAACACACTGATCAACCTAAAACCCACGTTCGATGGGCTGTTACCTAACGGTGTTGAACTTAAGCTCAacttaaatttatga
- the LOC112557108 gene encoding uncharacterized protein LOC112557108 has product MLPRACLVCVIAVVCVTIATAQSSDPVEIPPEDDIKSQSKALISQVRELVTKAKEGISLDSLRQDVLDLKTFTSSLLQQVPSEISECDIQTIIKMAAAATRSHEVLQVLLAKDAVSLLGARLGLCLATMSEIAQQFEGELTLSSDEGPYLTAIIFTIDLTSNVIDTADKDVTAIALPPDSSLLQVNRARRQGFDLGGGWSAGLNGISWQSPSGGTEFNVKPTFNNGIIPDGFKAGLRFNF; this is encoded by the exons ATGCTACCGAGAGCTTGCCTCGTCTGTGTCATCGCTGTTGTCTGCGTTACAATCGCCACAGCACAGTCCTCTGATCCG GTAGAAATTCCTCCAGAAGATGATATCAAATCGCAGTCTAAAGCACTGATCTCTCAGGTCCGAGAATTAGTGACAAAAGCGAAAGAAG GAATATCACTGGATAGTCTTCGTCAGGATGTCCTGGACCTGAAGACCTTCACCTCAAGCCTGCTCCAGCAGGTGCCAAGTGAAA TTTCGGAGTGCGATATTCAAACCATCATCAAGATGGCAGCAGCGGCTACCAGAAGTCACGAGGTGTTGCAAGTCTTGCTGGCAAAAG ATGCTGTGAGTTTGCTTGGTGCCCGTCTCGGCCTGTGTCTGGCGACGATGAGTGAAATCGCTCAGCAGTTCGAGG GTGAACTGACGCTGTCGTCTGATGAGGGTCCCTATCTGACCGCCATCATTTTCACTATCGATCTCACCAGCAATGTCATCGATACCGCCG ACAAAGATGTGACGGCGATAGCTCTGCCACCCGACAGCTCGCTCCTCCAGGTCAATCGCGCGCGACGACAGGGCTTCGACCTCGGTGGCGGTTGGAGTGCGGGGCTGAATGGCATCTCCTGGCAAAGCCCGAGTGGCGGTACAGAGTTCAACGTAAAACCAACTTTCAACAACGGAATCATCCCAGACGGCTTTAAAGCCGGCttaagatttaatttttaa